DNA from Pseudomonas putida:
TTCCCACAATCGGGTTCGGCCTACACCTACACCCAACGCGCCATCAACAAGCATGTGGGCTTTCTGGTGGGCTGGGCATCGCTGCTGGACTACCTGCTGCTGCCGATGATCAATGCTCTTCTGGCCAAGCTGTACCTCTCCGCGATGTTCCCGGAAGTCCCGGAGTGGATATGGGTCGTGGGCTTCGTCGCCCTGATCAGCCTGATCAACATGCGCAGCATCAACCTGGTGGCGAGCTTCAACACCCTGTTCGTCGGCGTGCAGATCGTGATCATGACGGTGTTCGCCTACCTCTGCGTGCGCGGCCTTAGCCAAGGTGAAGGGATGGGTACCGCCTGGACCCTGCGCCCGTTCGCCGACGATCAGACCCACCTCAACGCCCTGGTCGCGGGCGCGACCATCCTGTGCTTCTCGTTCCTGGGCTTCGATGCAGTCTCCACCCTGTCGGAGGAGACCCGTCACCCGGAGAAGGTCATCCCTCGCGCTATCTTCCTGGTGGCACTGATCGGCGGCCTGATGTTCATCCTCATGTCGTTCTTCATCCAGGCGTTCTTCCCGACCATGGAACGCTTCCACGACCAGGAAGCGGCCCTGCCGGAAATCGCCCTGTACGTCGGCGGCATGCTGTTCCAGTCGATCTTCATCGTCTGCACCGTGATCAACACCATCGCCTCGGGCCTGGCATCGCAGACCAGCGTCTCGCGCCTGCTGTACGTGATGGGCCGCGACAAGGTCATTCCCCAGGGCCTGTTCGCCCGCCTGCACCCACGCTACAAGACTCCGGTGCTGAATATCGCCGTGGTCGGCCTGATCTCCCTGTCGGCGATCTTCTTCGACCTGGTGACCGCCACCTCGATCATCAACTTCGGTGCACTGGTGGCCTTC
Protein-coding regions in this window:
- a CDS encoding APC family permease, translated to MQPDHSTHGNAQLRKSLRLWHVVVIGLAYLTPMTVFDTFGIVSGITAGHVPSAYILALAGILFTALSYGTLVRRFPQSGSAYTYTQRAINKHVGFLVGWASLLDYLLLPMINALLAKLYLSAMFPEVPEWIWVVGFVALISLINMRSINLVASFNTLFVGVQIVIMTVFAYLCVRGLSQGEGMGTAWTLRPFADDQTHLNALVAGATILCFSFLGFDAVSTLSEETRHPEKVIPRAIFLVALIGGLMFILMSFFIQAFFPTMERFHDQEAALPEIALYVGGMLFQSIFIVCTVINTIASGLASQTSVSRLLYVMGRDKVIPQGLFARLHPRYKTPVLNIAVVGLISLSAIFFDLVTATSIINFGALVAFSFVNLSVISHCYLREGLNKGLANKLKYLVLPTIGFCIIAMLWLNLNVDSLLFGGVWAACGLLYLAWLTKAFRVAPPTYIAE